The following proteins are encoded in a genomic region of Methylovorus glucosotrophus:
- a CDS encoding sigma-54-dependent transcriptional regulator: MTTARPVLIIVDDDPLITDTLHFVLGKSFDVFVAASRAQAQSVLRQLSEPPSLALVDLGLPPSPQKPDEGFQLISELLAHSPTMKILVLSGQNEAFNVKHALTLGAVDFIPKPCDVERLQTILLNALQLQHAEQTEGDLSNETSLPGLLGESAPIQTLRTQISQFADAPFPVLIEGESGSGKELVATSLHRLSKRANAPYLSINCAAISPLLAESILFGHGKGAFTGAANTQTGYFEDAGDGTLFLDEIGELPLELQAKLLRVLENGEYQRVGETQTRQSRARIVAATNRDLRTEVRNGKFRIDLYHRLSVFALRVPPLRDLENDRLLLLEHFSQFYARETGQALFKLDEQAQQLWMDYHFPGNVRELRNIIIRLLANYAGETVTQSRLSSELDLIGQIKVKEILLNDGDAITLHAYQHLRSEANINVDAVLKRWENAYVNAALKITHGNLSQAAKLLGINRTTLYSRIQTQEEYKE, encoded by the coding sequence ATGACTACAGCTCGTCCAGTTCTTATTATTGTTGACGATGATCCTCTGATCACCGATACATTGCACTTCGTATTGGGTAAATCGTTCGATGTATTTGTCGCCGCCTCCCGTGCCCAAGCGCAAAGCGTATTGCGCCAGCTGAGTGAGCCGCCTTCCCTGGCTTTGGTTGATCTTGGTTTGCCTCCCTCGCCACAAAAGCCGGATGAGGGATTTCAGTTGATTTCCGAATTGCTGGCGCATTCGCCCACCATGAAGATATTGGTGCTGTCGGGCCAGAATGAAGCGTTTAATGTGAAGCACGCCCTCACGCTGGGTGCCGTGGATTTTATTCCCAAGCCTTGTGATGTCGAGCGACTGCAGACGATTTTGCTCAATGCCTTGCAGTTGCAGCATGCCGAGCAGACTGAGGGGGACTTAAGCAACGAAACTTCCTTGCCAGGCTTGCTGGGCGAAAGCGCGCCCATACAAACCTTGCGCACGCAAATATCGCAGTTTGCAGATGCGCCATTTCCCGTACTGATCGAAGGCGAGTCCGGTAGCGGCAAGGAACTGGTTGCAACCAGTCTGCATCGCCTCAGCAAGCGTGCGAACGCGCCTTATCTTTCTATCAACTGCGCGGCCATATCGCCCTTACTCGCCGAGTCCATTTTATTTGGGCATGGCAAAGGCGCGTTTACTGGCGCCGCCAACACCCAGACAGGGTATTTTGAAGATGCGGGGGATGGGACGTTATTCCTGGACGAAATTGGCGAGTTGCCACTGGAGCTGCAGGCCAAGTTATTACGCGTGCTGGAGAATGGCGAATACCAGCGCGTGGGTGAAACGCAGACCAGGCAAAGCCGGGCGCGTATCGTTGCCGCCACCAATCGCGATTTGCGTACCGAGGTGCGCAATGGGAAGTTTCGTATCGATCTTTATCACCGGCTGAGCGTATTCGCTTTGCGCGTTCCGCCATTGCGTGATCTGGAAAATGACCGATTGCTATTACTGGAGCATTTCAGTCAATTCTATGCTCGTGAAACAGGGCAGGCGTTATTTAAGCTGGATGAGCAGGCGCAGCAGTTATGGATGGATTATCACTTCCCGGGCAATGTGCGCGAGCTGCGTAACATCATCATCCGCCTGCTGGCCAATTACGCCGGCGAGACCGTGACACAGAGCCGCCTATCCTCAGAGCTGGATTTGATCGGGCAGATCAAGGTGAAAGAGATTCTGCTCAACGATGGCGATGCCATCACCCTGCATGCTTACCAGCACCTGCGCAGCGAAGCCAACATCAATGTGGATGCCGTGCTGAAGCGTTGGGAAAACGCTTATGTGAATGCCGCCCTGAAAATTACCCACGGTAATTTGAGCCAGGCCGCCAAGCTGCTCGGTATCAATCGCACCACTTTATATAGCCGCATACAAACCCAGGAAGAGTACAAAGAATAG